A stretch of the Agelaius phoeniceus isolate bAgePho1 chromosome 1, bAgePho1.hap1, whole genome shotgun sequence genome encodes the following:
- the EXOG gene encoding nuclease EXOG, mitochondrial isoform X2, with product MAALPRHRRFLGGFVCGAAAGAAASCWATWRLLRSQSQPEPGPGRAPAQEPIEEALLERYGFPEAGTETRCYTNHALSYDQAKRVPRWVIEHISKQKMLGDADRRHCKFRPDPNIPLMFSAVNEDYLGSGWSRGHMAPAGDNKFSTRAMAETFYLSNIVPQNYENNAGFWNRMEMYCRELTERFEDVWVVSGPLTLPQTDGDGKKSVTYQVIGKDDVAVPSHLYKVILARRSRTSSEPLVLGAFVVPNDPIGFSHQLTDFQVSIEDLEKMSGLVFFPQVDKTKDVKNICEVDTCKLMGFKEFTLYITARKVQSARTLRRLEKAMAELQEAGIEPDEYLLKLYKKKEEELLQEKPVAAREGRAG from the exons ATGGCGGCCTTGCCCCGCCACCGCCGCTTCCTCGGCGGCTTCGTctgcggggccgcggccggggCTGCCGCGTCCTGCTGGGCTACATGGCGGCTGCTCCGCAGCCAGAGCCAGCCGGAGCCGGGTCCCGGGCGGGCCCCAGCGCAGG aacCTATAGAAGAGGCTCTGCTGGAAAGATATGGATTTCCTGAGGCTGGAACAGAGACCAGATGTTACACAAATCATGCACTGTCTTATGACCAGGCAAAACGGGTGCCTAGATGGGTGATTGAacacatttcaaaacaaaagaTGCTGG GTGATGCAGATCGAAGGCACTGCAAATTCAGACCAGACCCTAACATCCCTCTGATGTTCAGTGCTGTCAATGAAGACTACCTTGGCAGTGGATGGTCACGAGGACACATGGCACCAGCAGGAGATAACAAATTTTCAACA AGAGCTATGGCTGAAACGTTTTATCTGTCTAACATTGTGCCTCAGAATTATGAAAATAATGCTGGGTTTTGGAACAG AATGGAAATGTACTGTCGGGAATTGACTGAGAGATTTGAAGATGTTTGGGTTGTTTCTGGACCTCTTACCTTGCCTCAAACAGATGGTGATGGAAAGAAGAGTGTTACTTATCAG GTGATTGGAAAGGATGATGTGGCTGTACCATCCCACCTGTACAAGGTGATcctggccaggaggagcagaacatcctcagagcccctggtgctggGGGCTTTTGTGGTGCCAAATGATCCCATAGGCTTCAGCCACCAGCTCACTGACTTCCAAGTCAGCATTGAAGACCTGGAAAAAATGTCAGGTCTAGTTTTCTTCCCCCAGGTGGACAAGACCAAAGATGTTAAAAATATCTGTGAGGTGGATACCTGCAAACTGATGGGCTTCAAGGAATTCACTCTGTACATCACTGCCCGCAAAGTGCAGAGCGCCCGGACGCTGCGCCGGCTGGAGAAAGCCATGGCAGAGCTACAGGAGGCAGGAATTGAGCCTGATGAGTATCTCCTGAAGCTTtacaagaagaaggaggaagaactGCTGCAGGAAAAACCAGTAGCAGCTAGAGAGGGGAGAGCTGGCTGA
- the EXOG gene encoding nuclease EXOG, mitochondrial isoform X1, with protein sequence MEPIEEALLERYGFPEAGTETRCYTNHALSYDQAKRVPRWVIEHISKQKMLGDADRRHCKFRPDPNIPLMFSAVNEDYLGSGWSRGHMAPAGDNKFSTRAMAETFYLSNIVPQNYENNAGFWNRMEMYCRELTERFEDVWVVSGPLTLPQTDGDGKKSVTYQVIGKDDVAVPSHLYKVILARRSRTSSEPLVLGAFVVPNDPIGFSHQLTDFQVSIEDLEKMSGLVFFPQVDKTKDVKNICEVDTCKLMGFKEFTLYITARKVQSARTLRRLEKAMAELQEAGIEPDEYLLKLYKKKEEELLQEKPVAAREGRAG encoded by the exons ATGG aacCTATAGAAGAGGCTCTGCTGGAAAGATATGGATTTCCTGAGGCTGGAACAGAGACCAGATGTTACACAAATCATGCACTGTCTTATGACCAGGCAAAACGGGTGCCTAGATGGGTGATTGAacacatttcaaaacaaaagaTGCTGG GTGATGCAGATCGAAGGCACTGCAAATTCAGACCAGACCCTAACATCCCTCTGATGTTCAGTGCTGTCAATGAAGACTACCTTGGCAGTGGATGGTCACGAGGACACATGGCACCAGCAGGAGATAACAAATTTTCAACA AGAGCTATGGCTGAAACGTTTTATCTGTCTAACATTGTGCCTCAGAATTATGAAAATAATGCTGGGTTTTGGAACAG AATGGAAATGTACTGTCGGGAATTGACTGAGAGATTTGAAGATGTTTGGGTTGTTTCTGGACCTCTTACCTTGCCTCAAACAGATGGTGATGGAAAGAAGAGTGTTACTTATCAG GTGATTGGAAAGGATGATGTGGCTGTACCATCCCACCTGTACAAGGTGATcctggccaggaggagcagaacatcctcagagcccctggtgctggGGGCTTTTGTGGTGCCAAATGATCCCATAGGCTTCAGCCACCAGCTCACTGACTTCCAAGTCAGCATTGAAGACCTGGAAAAAATGTCAGGTCTAGTTTTCTTCCCCCAGGTGGACAAGACCAAAGATGTTAAAAATATCTGTGAGGTGGATACCTGCAAACTGATGGGCTTCAAGGAATTCACTCTGTACATCACTGCCCGCAAAGTGCAGAGCGCCCGGACGCTGCGCCGGCTGGAGAAAGCCATGGCAGAGCTACAGGAGGCAGGAATTGAGCCTGATGAGTATCTCCTGAAGCTTtacaagaagaaggaggaagaactGCTGCAGGAAAAACCAGTAGCAGCTAGAGAGGGGAGAGCTGGCTGA